Proteins co-encoded in one Bacillus sp. 2205SS5-2 genomic window:
- a CDS encoding acetyl-CoA C-acetyltransferase, translating to MSKEVVIVSAVRTAIGNFNGALKDISAPALGSIVIKEALHKAGVPIDTVDEVIMGNVLQAGLGQNTARQAALGAGLSVGVSAMTINKVCGSGLKAVHLATQAILAGDADVIVAGGMENMSQAPYLLNGARSGFKMGDQKIVDSMVTDGLWCAFNDYHMGVTAENLCSRYELTREEQDEFAAASQQKAVNAIEQGKFEEEIVAVEIPQRRREPILFKEDEFPRKGTTAEGLGKLRPAFKKDGSVTAGNASGINDGAAALVVMSKEKADELGVTPLVTIKGNASGGVDPSVMGIGPVTAVKKVLAKTAMSLEEMDLIEANEAFAAQSLAVGRELVFDAEKLNVNGGAISLGHPIGASGARILVSLIHEMIKSDAKRGLATLCIGGGQGVATVVERTK from the coding sequence ATGAGTAAAGAAGTTGTCATTGTAAGTGCAGTTCGAACAGCAATAGGAAATTTTAACGGTGCCTTAAAGGATATTTCGGCACCTGCATTAGGCAGCATCGTAATTAAAGAAGCTCTACATAAAGCAGGGGTCCCGATCGACACGGTCGATGAAGTGATTATGGGCAATGTTCTCCAAGCTGGTTTGGGACAAAATACGGCCCGTCAAGCAGCACTCGGAGCTGGATTATCTGTAGGCGTTTCGGCGATGACAATTAATAAAGTATGTGGATCAGGACTAAAGGCCGTTCACTTGGCAACTCAAGCAATCTTAGCAGGTGATGCGGATGTCATTGTAGCAGGTGGAATGGAAAATATGAGCCAAGCTCCCTATTTATTAAATGGAGCAAGAAGTGGCTTTAAAATGGGCGATCAAAAAATCGTCGATAGTATGGTTACGGATGGATTATGGTGTGCATTTAATGATTATCATATGGGCGTAACAGCTGAAAACCTATGCAGTCGCTATGAACTGACGAGAGAGGAGCAAGATGAATTTGCGGCAGCTTCTCAACAAAAAGCAGTAAACGCGATCGAACAGGGGAAATTTGAAGAGGAAATTGTAGCAGTTGAAATTCCTCAACGTAGAAGAGAGCCAATCCTCTTTAAAGAAGATGAATTTCCACGAAAAGGAACGACTGCAGAAGGATTAGGAAAATTGCGTCCAGCCTTCAAAAAAGATGGAAGTGTGACGGCTGGAAATGCGTCAGGGATCAATGATGGTGCTGCGGCGCTAGTTGTCATGTCCAAAGAAAAAGCAGATGAACTAGGAGTAACACCTCTTGTCACCATTAAAGGCAATGCTAGTGGTGGAGTCGATCCAAGTGTGATGGGGATCGGACCGGTCACGGCAGTCAAAAAAGTGCTTGCGAAAACGGCCATGTCGTTGGAAGAAATGGATCTCATTGAAGCGAATGAAGCCTTTGCTGCTCAGTCGTTAGCAGTCGGTCGTGAGCTTGTATTTGATGCAGAGAAATTAAACGTTAACGGAGGAGCGATTTCGCTTGGACACCCAATTGGAGCAAGTGGGGCGCGGATTTTAGTTAGCCTTATTCATGAGATGATCAAGAGTGACGCCAAGAGGGGACTGGCCACGCTCTGTATAGGTGGTGGACAAGGTGTTGCCACGGTAGTTGAACGAACAAAGTAA
- a CDS encoding hydroxymethylglutaryl-CoA lyase, giving the protein MNLPQKATIIEVGPRDGLQNEKQFVPTEVKKNFISLLKEANIEEMELTSFVSPKWVPQMQDANEIVTSCIDKNRNIVLAPNTKGISRVMETDCRAVAVFVGVSETFNQKNINKSTTDSLLELEPLIDSLKQQNYFVRACVSTAFHCPYEGKMDPKSTLHLCKAFADMGVDELSVADTIGMATPTESFSLFSFLRESLTSVLLTAHFHDTRKMAIANVLASLQAGITRFDTSAGGLGGCPFAPGASGNVATEDVVYMLERMGVSTGVDLEKVCEAIDIIQPHLSRPIESGYYSLRSRT; this is encoded by the coding sequence ATGAATCTACCACAAAAAGCCACGATTATTGAGGTTGGTCCGCGGGACGGACTGCAAAATGAGAAGCAGTTCGTACCAACAGAAGTCAAAAAAAACTTTATTTCTTTACTAAAAGAAGCGAATATCGAGGAAATGGAGCTCACATCGTTTGTGTCACCGAAATGGGTACCACAAATGCAAGATGCGAATGAAATAGTGACTTCTTGTATAGATAAAAATCGAAATATCGTCCTTGCTCCTAATACTAAGGGCATCTCACGTGTGATGGAAACCGACTGCCGGGCGGTTGCTGTCTTTGTTGGGGTCAGCGAAACTTTTAATCAAAAAAATATTAATAAATCGACAACAGACAGTTTGCTTGAGCTTGAACCATTGATTGATTCATTAAAACAACAAAACTATTTTGTGCGAGCCTGTGTCTCTACCGCCTTTCATTGTCCTTATGAAGGGAAAATGGACCCTAAATCCACACTTCATTTATGTAAGGCATTCGCAGACATGGGAGTCGATGAGTTAAGTGTCGCTGATACAATTGGCATGGCTACACCAACAGAATCCTTTTCACTCTTCTCTTTCTTAAGAGAGTCCCTAACGTCCGTACTCTTAACCGCTCACTTCCATGACACACGCAAAATGGCTATAGCAAATGTATTGGCTTCGCTACAGGCTGGGATCACTCGTTTTGATACTTCAGCTGGAGGTCTAGGCGGTTGCCCATTTGCTCCGGGAGCATCTGGAAATGTGGCAACTGAAGATGTGGTCTATATGCTTGAACGAATGGGCGTATCAACAGGCGTAGACCTTGAAAAAGTTTGCGAAGCTATCGATATCATTCAACCGCATCTGTCCAGACCAATTGAAAGTGGCTATTATTCCTTAAGATCTCGTACATAG
- a CDS encoding GNAT family N-acetyltransferase, whose protein sequence is MEIRKLDVHENPPMDLLLTADPSRMKVKEYLDRGDCYVMVCRNEIIGVYMLLATGPETIELVNVAVSENKQGKGIGKQLILHAIQKSTEVGFNKIEIGTGNSSIGQLALYQKCGFRITGVEANYFVNHYEEKIFENGIWCRDRVQLSLELK, encoded by the coding sequence ATGGAAATTAGAAAATTGGATGTTCATGAGAACCCACCTATGGATTTATTATTAACGGCAGATCCTTCGCGGATGAAGGTAAAAGAGTATCTAGATCGTGGAGACTGCTATGTAATGGTTTGCAGGAATGAAATAATCGGCGTTTATATGTTGTTAGCGACAGGGCCAGAGACGATTGAACTAGTGAATGTTGCGGTCTCTGAGAATAAACAAGGTAAAGGGATAGGGAAACAGTTAATCCTGCATGCGATTCAAAAATCTACAGAAGTAGGCTTTAACAAGATTGAAATCGGAACAGGAAATTCTAGCATAGGGCAACTAGCTTTGTATCAAAAATGCGGATTTAGGATCACAGGTGTGGAGGCTAATTATTTCGTTAATCATTATGAGGAAAAAATCTTCGAAAACGGAATTTGGTGTCGAGACAGAGTCCAGTTATCTCTAGAATTGAAATGA
- a CDS encoding alpha/beta hydrolase produces MKKWKAITSGALTAALLTAFGVYSTNRLLHIQKKDEEEIIRRERVAKRLNQEEFDALPKEEMTIPSAQNYPIHAYFVQPHDTKKYVVFCHGVTETKWNSIKYMNLFLKRGYNAVIYDHRRHGLSGGDTTSYGHFEKQDLKAIVDEVRHRVGEDAFIGIHGESMGAATLLLYAGSVEDGADFYIADCPYSDFQEQFLYRVKVDTKLNMKWLAPVTDLFLKHRGGFTFKHIAPLAVVDKIYNPVLFIHSKDDDFILPSMTKALFEKKQGEKMLYISEKGAHAQSYNENPTEYEEVIEEFLCTYVHEKEFS; encoded by the coding sequence ATGAAAAAGTGGAAGGCGATTACGAGTGGTGCCTTAACGGCTGCTTTGCTGACAGCATTTGGTGTTTATTCGACGAATCGATTATTACATATTCAGAAAAAAGATGAAGAAGAAATCATTAGGCGTGAACGAGTAGCAAAGCGACTGAATCAAGAAGAGTTTGATGCCCTTCCAAAAGAAGAAATGACGATTCCTTCTGCTCAAAACTATCCAATACATGCGTATTTTGTTCAGCCACATGATACGAAGAAATATGTAGTATTTTGTCACGGGGTAACTGAAACGAAGTGGAATTCCATTAAATATATGAACCTTTTCCTTAAACGCGGTTACAATGCCGTAATTTATGATCATCGTCGTCACGGATTATCCGGCGGCGACACTACCTCCTATGGACATTTCGAAAAACAGGATTTAAAAGCGATTGTAGATGAAGTACGTCATCGTGTTGGTGAGGATGCGTTTATCGGCATTCACGGAGAATCTATGGGTGCTGCAACCCTACTTTTATACGCCGGTAGTGTGGAAGATGGAGCTGACTTTTATATCGCTGACTGCCCTTACTCTGATTTCCAAGAACAATTTTTGTATCGGGTAAAAGTGGATACGAAATTAAACATGAAATGGCTCGCACCGGTTACAGATCTCTTTCTCAAGCATCGAGGCGGGTTTACGTTTAAGCATATTGCACCTCTAGCAGTAGTCGATAAAATCTACAATCCAGTGTTGTTTATCCATAGTAAGGATGATGACTTTATCTTACCTTCGATGACGAAGGCACTTTTTGAAAAAAAACAAGGCGAAAAAATGCTGTATATCTCAGAAAAAGGCGCTCACGCTCAATCTTACAATGAAAACCCTACTGAATATGAAGAGGTCATAGAGGAGTTTCTCTGCACCTATGTCCATGAAAAGGAATTTTCTTAA
- a CDS encoding aminoglycoside phosphotransferase family protein, producing the protein MISSDLKKTLIGVHGEQKALKWVKDFPRLASTIETTYEGKIGTHFELSYHFVAPFHLDEVRSLVIKAGVPSHAFNLEVQALKDFACNSIVRLFEEDSSEGWMLIEHLTPGYSLREVKEEEKRLDITARLLQELWRTPPERHSYPLMKQWASGFERMRKTFDGGTGPLPASKIEKAEKLFRQLLHSTDTPTLLHGDLHHGNILYSERRGWIAIDAKGVVGDPASDLYPYLSNELLNVENPLTLLQQRIAFFSFALTIDPNRIIQWGFARSVLSAVWCVEDQVDCWKDSLIMANLFETLNEH; encoded by the coding sequence ATGATTTCATCTGATCTCAAAAAGACATTAATAGGCGTTCATGGGGAGCAAAAAGCTTTGAAATGGGTGAAGGATTTCCCTCGACTTGCCTCGACCATTGAAACCACCTATGAAGGGAAAATAGGCACCCATTTTGAGTTGAGCTATCATTTTGTAGCACCCTTTCACTTAGATGAAGTCCGCTCACTTGTTATCAAAGCAGGTGTGCCATCACATGCTTTTAACCTCGAGGTTCAGGCGTTAAAGGATTTTGCATGCAACTCGATTGTTCGTCTTTTCGAAGAAGATTCGTCAGAAGGATGGATGCTGATCGAGCATCTCACACCAGGATATTCTCTCCGGGAAGTGAAAGAAGAAGAAAAGAGGTTAGATATTACCGCTCGTCTGCTTCAGGAATTATGGCGCACCCCGCCAGAACGTCATAGCTATCCATTAATGAAGCAATGGGCATCTGGATTTGAGCGAATGAGAAAGACATTTGATGGTGGAACCGGGCCATTACCCGCTTCAAAAATAGAAAAGGCTGAAAAGCTATTTCGGCAACTGCTACACTCTACTGATACACCTACTCTTCTCCATGGGGATTTGCATCACGGAAATATACTCTATTCCGAACGTCGCGGATGGATAGCGATTGATGCAAAAGGGGTCGTTGGTGATCCTGCCTCTGACTTATACCCCTATCTTTCTAATGAACTGTTGAATGTAGAAAATCCGCTGACACTACTGCAGCAACGGATCGCATTTTTTTCTTTTGCGCTTACCATTGATCCTAACCGTATCATTCAGTGGGGATTTGCGCGATCCGTACTTTCTGCCGTTTGGTGTGTAGAAGATCAGGTGGATTGCTGGAAAGACAGTTTAATTATGGCTAATTTATTCGAGACACTAAACGAGCACTAG
- a CDS encoding class I SAM-dependent methyltransferase, translated as MDIKKKVQKQFSQSAGSYVKSEIHANGEDLHELIRLANVTKKDRVLDIATGGGHVANGLAPLVKEVVALDLTERMLQKAEAFIRGNGYTNVSFIVGDAEKLPFPDEAFSVVTCRIAPHHFPNIEQFIAESIRVLQEKGTLLLIDNVAPEKEEWDVFYNTVEKKRDPSHYRAWKKTEWLKLIEEKEFQVKQLIVFSKTFSFESWFARMRMPENDKEELEEYMLNASGDTKHHFQIQEENGRVTSFNGQSVLIVAKK; from the coding sequence ATGGATATTAAGAAAAAAGTCCAAAAGCAGTTTAGTCAGTCTGCTGGTAGTTATGTGAAGAGTGAAATTCATGCAAATGGCGAAGATTTGCACGAATTAATTCGGTTGGCTAATGTGACCAAAAAAGATCGAGTATTAGATATTGCTACAGGTGGAGGCCATGTAGCCAATGGACTTGCACCACTGGTGAAAGAAGTCGTTGCGCTTGATTTGACAGAAAGAATGTTACAGAAGGCGGAGGCGTTTATTAGAGGGAATGGCTATACAAATGTGAGTTTCATTGTGGGAGATGCTGAAAAACTTCCTTTTCCTGATGAAGCCTTTTCGGTAGTTACTTGTCGAATCGCTCCGCATCATTTCCCAAACATTGAACAATTCATTGCTGAAAGTATACGTGTTCTCCAAGAGAAAGGTACGTTACTATTGATTGATAATGTCGCTCCTGAAAAAGAAGAGTGGGACGTTTTTTATAATACTGTGGAGAAAAAACGTGACCCTAGTCATTACCGAGCATGGAAAAAAACAGAATGGCTGAAGCTAATCGAGGAAAAAGAGTTTCAAGTAAAGCAACTAATTGTTTTCTCCAAAACCTTTTCATTCGAATCATGGTTCGCACGAATGAGGATGCCAGAAAACGACAAGGAGGAATTAGAAGAATATATGCTGAATGCATCAGGAGACACGAAGCACCATTTTCAGATCCAGGAAGAGAATGGGAGAGTGACGAGCTTCAATGGGCAATCAGTGTTGATTGTGGCTAAAAAATAA
- a CDS encoding ABC transporter ATP-binding protein has protein sequence MHALEGKGLTIGYGETTIIENLDLHIPKGEITVFIGSNGCGKSTLLRSFARLLKPKEGSILLDGKSIDQQSTKEIARNLAILPQGPIAPEGITVLQLVKQGRYPYQSWIKQWTREDEQIVKDALNATGLMDLADRRVDSLSGGQRQRAWIALTLAQQTETILLDEPTTYLDMTHQIDILDLLFQLNETENRMIVMVLHDLNLACRYAHHIVAIRNKNIYAQGKPEEIITCELVKEVFGMNCKLAKDPIFGTPLCIPFGRGRCIGER, from the coding sequence ATGCATGCATTGGAAGGAAAAGGCCTCACGATAGGCTATGGAGAAACGACCATTATTGAGAATTTGGATTTACATATTCCTAAAGGAGAAATTACCGTGTTCATTGGGAGTAATGGCTGTGGAAAATCGACACTCCTCCGGTCATTTGCCCGGTTATTGAAACCAAAGGAAGGTTCTATTTTACTGGACGGAAAGTCGATTGATCAACAATCGACAAAAGAGATTGCCCGGAATTTGGCCATTTTGCCACAAGGACCAATTGCTCCAGAAGGAATTACAGTTCTTCAGCTCGTAAAACAAGGTCGATATCCATATCAAAGCTGGATAAAACAGTGGACCCGAGAAGATGAGCAGATTGTAAAGGACGCCTTAAATGCAACGGGTTTAATGGATTTAGCGGACAGAAGAGTGGATTCATTATCTGGTGGACAGAGACAGAGGGCCTGGATTGCGTTAACCCTTGCTCAGCAAACTGAAACCATTTTGCTCGACGAACCGACTACCTATCTAGACATGACTCATCAAATCGATATCTTGGATTTATTATTCCAATTAAATGAAACGGAGAATCGAATGATTGTGATGGTTCTTCATGATTTAAATTTAGCCTGCCGCTATGCACATCATATTGTCGCCATTCGCAATAAAAATATTTATGCCCAAGGTAAACCTGAAGAAATTATCACATGTGAACTAGTCAAAGAAGTCTTTGGGATGAATTGCAAGCTTGCGAAGGATCCGATTTTCGGTACGCCGCTGTGTATTCCTTTTGGTAGAGGAAGATGTATTGGAGAGAGATAG
- a CDS encoding FecCD family ABC transporter permease: MKKYKAVRMGKKRVSFLLDVKGSIVLIGLSCILLLFTIISMGMGEMKISPLTVLSVFFGGGTEIEVLVVQAFRLPRILIAILVGMSLAVAGGLLQGMIRNPLASPDIIGLTGGASVAVVSFLALFSDENNALTVSIQWLPLSAFVGAALTALLLYMLAWKNGISSLRFVLIGIGISALMQALTTLFMLIGPIYRASQANIWITGTVHGSSWEEVSLFAPVTLILLILSFIMVRHVNVQDLGEEVAIRVGSNVQKQRISLLVLCTALTGVGVSMAGGIGFVGLMAPHIARKMVGSAFGLLLPTAALIGAILVLISDLIGRTLFAPLEIPAGVFTASIGAPYFIYLLVKSKKSA, encoded by the coding sequence GTGAAGAAGTATAAAGCCGTAAGAATGGGAAAAAAGCGAGTTTCTTTTTTACTCGACGTAAAAGGGAGTATTGTGTTGATAGGGCTAAGCTGTATCCTTTTACTATTCACAATCATTAGCATGGGAATGGGCGAGATGAAAATCAGTCCACTAACCGTGTTATCCGTTTTCTTTGGAGGGGGAACAGAAATAGAAGTGCTGGTGGTTCAAGCCTTTCGCTTACCGAGAATTCTTATTGCTATTCTAGTCGGAATGAGTCTTGCGGTGGCGGGTGGATTATTACAAGGAATGATTCGAAATCCCCTTGCCTCTCCCGATATTATTGGATTAACAGGCGGTGCTTCGGTTGCAGTGGTTTCTTTTTTAGCTTTATTTAGTGATGAAAACAATGCATTAACGGTTAGTATTCAGTGGTTACCATTAAGTGCATTCGTTGGCGCAGCCCTAACGGCTTTGCTTCTTTATATGCTCGCGTGGAAAAATGGAATATCTTCACTTCGATTTGTCTTAATAGGCATTGGAATTTCAGCGTTAATGCAGGCGTTAACAACTTTATTTATGTTAATTGGTCCGATTTACCGCGCAAGTCAAGCAAATATTTGGATTACAGGGACCGTTCATGGCTCGTCCTGGGAAGAGGTGTCTTTGTTTGCACCTGTGACCCTTATTTTGCTTATTCTTAGCTTTATAATGGTTCGTCATGTGAACGTTCAAGATCTAGGTGAAGAGGTTGCCATTAGAGTTGGAAGTAACGTTCAAAAGCAACGAATTTCTCTCCTAGTCTTATGTACAGCGCTTACTGGAGTTGGAGTCAGCATGGCGGGGGGGATAGGGTTTGTCGGATTAATGGCTCCTCATATTGCAAGGAAAATGGTCGGGTCAGCATTCGGATTGCTTTTGCCTACCGCGGCCTTAATTGGTGCCATCTTGGTCCTCATTTCAGACCTGATCGGCCGAACGTTGTTTGCTCCTCTTGAAATTCCGGCTGGAGTTTTTACGGCTTCTATTGGGGCACCTTATTTTATATATTTGCTAGTGAAATCGAAGAAATCAGCCTAA
- a CDS encoding FecCD family ABC transporter permease: protein MLTTKKSRYIGLGSGIILLFIFICSSVVYGYTQTPWMLAIDAFRHFDGSNEHIIIKTVRLPRALIGAAVGASLGIAGAIMQALTRNPLASPGILGVNAGASLAIVIAVSFFSITSLQSFAWIAFLGAGVAAVCVYLIGAAGKQGVTPVTLTLAGAAIAALLSSVTQGILVLNESALDVVLYWLAGSVQGRKLDILQSVLPYLAVAWLGALLIGGKINILLMGEDLAKGLGQRTAWVKALSAVIVILLAGGSVAIAGPIGFIGIVVPHLARFFVGNDYRWVIPYCGVLGGSLLVVADIGSRYIIMPQEVPVGIITAFLGVPFFILIARKGGFSS, encoded by the coding sequence ATGTTAACAACGAAAAAGAGTAGATACATAGGGTTAGGCTCCGGGATAATCCTCTTATTTATATTTATTTGTTCGAGTGTCGTGTATGGCTATACACAAACCCCCTGGATGTTGGCTATTGATGCGTTTCGCCATTTCGATGGATCCAACGAACATATTATTATTAAGACTGTACGACTTCCAAGGGCCCTAATTGGTGCGGCAGTTGGTGCCAGTTTAGGAATTGCAGGGGCAATTATGCAAGCGCTAACCAGAAATCCGTTGGCTTCACCTGGAATACTTGGTGTGAATGCAGGAGCCAGCTTGGCCATTGTGATCGCCGTTTCGTTCTTTTCCATAACCTCGCTGCAATCATTCGCATGGATTGCTTTTCTTGGAGCAGGCGTGGCGGCAGTATGTGTATACCTCATAGGAGCCGCAGGAAAACAAGGAGTCACTCCGGTAACATTAACCTTAGCAGGAGCGGCTATTGCCGCCTTGCTTTCATCAGTCACACAAGGCATTTTAGTGTTGAATGAATCGGCTCTTGATGTAGTACTGTATTGGCTAGCAGGTTCTGTTCAAGGTAGAAAGTTAGACATATTACAATCGGTTTTACCCTATTTAGCAGTAGCCTGGTTGGGTGCACTCTTGATCGGCGGAAAAATCAATATTCTTCTTATGGGGGAAGATCTAGCAAAAGGGTTAGGACAACGAACGGCTTGGGTCAAAGCATTGTCCGCTGTCATAGTCATACTTTTAGCGGGTGGAAGTGTGGCAATAGCAGGTCCAATTGGATTTATTGGCATTGTCGTTCCACATCTGGCGCGCTTCTTTGTTGGCAATGATTATCGGTGGGTCATTCCCTACTGCGGGGTACTTGGCGGGAGTTTATTAGTGGTGGCTGATATTGGGTCCCGCTATATCATAATGCCTCAAGAGGTACCGGTTGGAATTATTACCGCCTTTCTAGGCGTGCCTTTTTTTATTCTCATTGCGCGTAAAGGAGGTTTTTCATCGTGA